CTTCGCGAGCCCCGCTCGAGCGAGCGCGATATCCGCGATGGGGTACTCGAGGCGATTCGAGAGCAAGAGCCCGACCCGATCCTCCGGTTTGAGACCGAGATCGACAAGCGCGTTGGCAAGCCGTGCCGAACGATCGTCGAGCGCCCCATAGGTAAGCGTCTCGCCCTCGAACGAGATGGCTGGTGCCGTCTTGTACCGACGGAGCACTGAGTCATAGAGCTGCTTGAGCGTCGGTGTGTTTTTATCTAGCATAATCTGTCACGTGATGATCGGATCGTACAGAACGGAAAGGAATCTCTCAGGAGATTACGCCGACTCGGGCTCCGCCGTCGGGATCGGCTCCTCGATCCACTCGCTGTAGAACGTCTCGATGTCGGGCTCGAACTCGTGGATGAGCGGATAGCCCGGCATGACGTTCGTCACCTCGAGCAGTGTGTTACAGCCCGGACAGAAGAACTCCCGAAGCTCCATGTAGTCCGGGTGGGGGTGCATGTCCTCGGGGTAGATCTCGAGGTAGTCCTCTTCGGAGTCGCGGACGTTGATGAGTGCATCCATCTTCCAGTTCTGGTCGTGTTCGCAGAACTCGTGGCCACAGTCGCACTTGATGACCCATCTGTTGTCCGGTTTTGCGACCACGTACAGATGGTCCGCGTAAGGGATGATGATCGGGTCGTCCCAGTCGACCCGTTCTTGCAGGACGTCCCGGACCTGCTGGAACCGATCCGCGTCCTTGAAGTCACTCATCATGTCGTGCAGCTGATTCCACTCGAGGTTGTCGTCGACCAGGTCCTCGATGTGTTCGCGTGGGTATGATTCTGGCATTGGTAGTACCTCGTATTAGTCGTCGTCTGTTGCTGGTTCTGCGGTCATGTCATTGAACGATGCATCGGGCGTTGGCAAGTCTTGAATCGTCCGGCCGGCCGTCCAAGTGTAGGGCACTTCCGGTTCGTCATCGCGGCCGACGTCGAGCCACGTCTCGTGGCCCTTCGTCGGATTGTCCCACTTCTGTTTGAGACCAGTCTTGAATCGGTTCTCGAGGGATTTTTCCGCTTTCTCGCTCAGCGTGAATTCGAAGTCCTCGGGCAGCTCCCAGAACTCGTGGTAGAACTCGGCGAACTGCTTGCTCATCCGCATGCTGCTCTCGTAGGTCTTCTTGACGTCGTCGATGAGGTCCGTCTCGGTGCGGATGCGATCGCGTTGTTCCTCGTACCACTCCGTGACCGGCTTGGCTGTCTCGGCGCGTTCTTGCATCCGCTCTTCACGTAGTTCCTTGGTCGCCTCTTCGTCGAGTTCCCACTCGCCTTGCACCGCGGAGTTGTGCTTGGCCTCGTCGTCGACCTTCTCAACAACGACGGCGTAGGCGTCCTTGGCGTGCCGGGGGAGAACGTATCCATCGTGAATGTCTGCGACGACGTCCTCGGGCTCACGCTCGAGGGGATCGCCCAGTCCCGAGCCACCGCGGAGGTAGTTCAGGTACATGTCGTAGTCGTCGAACTCTTTTGGCGTGCTTATCCCCTCCGGCCGGCGGGTGATATCGCCGTTGATTTTGGATTCGAAGTCGCCGCTCTCGGGATCGAGATCGTGTTGTGGGTAGTCCTCTTGATTCTCGAAGCGTTCCTCGAGATCGGTGTTCTGCGCGTTGAGGATGTACCCTGACGCGGCAGGATAGCCACCGAAGAGGCCGCCGTCGCTGGTCATGTAGCCGTTGCCCATCTCGTAGAGGAGCCACCTGCTGACGTCTTTGACCGTTCGCATGGACTCGAAGCCAGCACCACCTGCACGACGACCCGCACCGCCGGTGTTTGGCTTGACAGCCCGTCCCAGGAACGGCAGTGGCTCGGTCATCTCCCAGACCTCGGCGTCGCCCATGTCACCTTCGGGGTTCCAGATCGCCGCGGCGTGGGGTTCGCCGTCCTCGACGTAACGCGCGCCGACGCCCTCACAGGCAGACTCGAAGGAATTGACAGCGTGTAGTTTGTCGAACTGGTCGATACCGCCGCCTTGGAGCCAGTTCGAGGTGTTGGCGTTCCCGGCGTTGATCTCCTCCCAGAAGCCGCGCGAGTAGTACCCTCGCGAGAGGTGTTGCCAGAGCGGTGCCCACGCCGACACCAGGAAGTGCCAGGCGTAGGCATGGGCGGTCTCCGTGTTCTGGGTATTGGCCCACGAACCGACCGGCAGGTGGAAGTCACAGCTGTAGTACGCGCCGTCGTTGACGTTCGAGTTCGGGATCACCGTTTGGGTGAGCATCACCCAGATCCCGCCCTGGATTGCCGCGGGCGTACAGTTGTACGGATGCCACCCCCACTTGTTGGCGCCTTCGAACGAGACTTGGAACGAGCCGTCTTCGCGAACGTGCAGTTCCGAGGGAGCATGCATGAGGTGGTTTTCGTCCGCGTACGCACGGGTCAAGTTGTCCTGTCCCTCATACAGCGCGTCGACAAAGGAGGCCCCGCGATAGGTGCCGGGCAACATCGTTTTCTTGATGCGGTTCCGGAAGCCCCGGCGCCCGTCCTCGATCGCTTCACGCGAGAGTTGTTTGAACTGCTCGACGCCGTACTCGTCGATGATATCTTTGACCGCATCGCGGATCATCAGACAGCCAGTCATCCGCGTTCGCTCGTCGAGCTTCAGGAAGTCCGGCGTCCGCGTCTTGTCCGGGTAATCTTTCTTCCAGGAGTTGTACAGTTTGAGATCTTCGCCGACCTTGCGGGCCGTGTAGTAGGCACCGTCTCCGAAGCGAGACGCCTGTGAGACGTTCATGCTTCCCGGGCCGATCGCGCCGGTGTCGATGACGTGATTGACGCCCCCAGCCCAGGCGACGAGCTCCCCCTCGTGGAAGATCGGGATGAGCGTCATGATGTCGCACGCGTGGACGTCACCGACGTGGGTGTCGTTGTTGACGAAGATGTCACCAGGCTCGATGCCGGGACTCTCCTCGTAATCGTGGTTGATCATGTACTTGATCGCCTCGCTCATCGTGTGGATGTGCACGATGATCCCCGTCGAGACAGCGATCGAGTCGCCCTCCGGGGTAAAGAGGCCATAGCACAGCTCACCCTCCTGCTCGACGATCGGTGTCGCGGCGACCTCTTTCGAGGTTTCACGCGCGTTCACGAGGTCGCCACGGAGCTGGGCGAACATCTGCTCGTATTCGATCGGGTTGTTCTGTTTCAGCTCAAGTTTCTCGAAGCCGGCGTAGTGTCCCGTCTCTTCGGTTTCTTCCTCGAGGGCTTCGAACTGTTCGCGAAGCGTCTGGCCGTCCCAGCCGATGCCGACACCCTCCTGCTGTTGTTCTCGGACTGTTTCCTTCTCGCGTCGCATCCGGGGGAAGCTTTCCCCTTCGTCTGGTTCCGTGCTCATGGTGTATTCGTATTGATTTCGTCACATCTGCTCAGAGCCAGATGCGGGCTCGTACAGTGCACCTGCCACACCGGTTGACCGAACTCGAAAGCGGCGGTCACGGAGACGGGCAGATGCATCTCCGTACGAAAGCGGTTTTCCGCGCTATTCGATCGTGGTGAGGTGGTGGACACGGTGTTCGTCTAACCGGGTCTCACAATCCGGTGGCAACGCGTACGTCGTGGCAGCGCCCTCGAGGATCGCTGGGCCGCTGAGTTCGTTTCCGGGCTGGAGTGCGTGTAGGTCATAGATCTCTGTGTCTAGCCACTCGCCGTCCCAGTAGGCCTCCCGCGTCTCTTTGTAGGCGTCTGCGGGTGGCTCCGGTCCCTGTAGCTCCTCGGTCGGAATCTCTGGCTTGACAACGTCCCGGACACCGCGGACGGATGCCTGCGTGATGGTGTGTCCGAGCTCCGGCGAACGGGCCTCTTCGGAGTACTGTCGGCGGTACCCCTCTTCGAAGGTATCCAGCAATCGCTCGAGTTTCTCCGGCGAGTCGACGCGGCCAACCGGGGACTCGATGTCGATACTGTTGAGCTGGCCCTGGTACTGGCCGAGGATGTTGTACTGGAACTCGATTTCATCGCGGCCGATGTTACTGTTCTCGAACTCGTTTTCGACCTTCTGCTCGAGGTTCTTCCAGACCTCCGTAAGCGCCTCGCCGGCGGTCGCCGCTGCCTCTTCCATCGAGAGATCGGGATCGATGTCGATACTGGTCGTCTGGTCGTAGCGGTACTCGTAGTCGGCTGCGCCGCAACCAAACGCCGAGAACCCGGCCGCCCACTCGGGGATCAGCACTTCGTCGAAGCCCAGATCCTTCGTGTATCCGGCCGTGTGGACTGGGCCGCCACCGCCGTAGGAGAGACACTTGAAGTTCGACGGCGCGTAGCCTTCGCCGGTCACGACGGCCTCGAGGTCGTTTCGAAGCTTGCTCTCGAGGATATCGATGACGCCTTGGGCCGCCTCGTAGACGCCCATATCGAGCGGATCGGCGATCTGTTTTTTGATCTCCTGTTCGGCCACCTCGCGGTCGATCGGCATGTCGCCACCCAGGAAGTTCTCCGGATTGATCCAGCCCATCGCCACGTGGCAGTCGGTCACCGTCACCGTCTCGACGTCGGTTTCGACCGCGCTGACACCGACCTGATCACCGGCGCTTTCTGGACCGAGTTCGATCTTGTCGAAGGTGGGGTTCACCCGGACGTAGCTGCCCGTCCCAGCACCGACGCTTTCCATGTTCACCATCGGCAGCGATAGGAGCAGCCGCGCCATCTCCGGGCTGTAATCGATCTGCCAGTCGTTGTCGATGATGA
Above is a genomic segment from Natronorubrum aibiense containing:
- a CDS encoding acetone carboxylase subunit gamma; translation: MPESYPREHIEDLVDDNLEWNQLHDMMSDFKDADRFQQVRDVLQERVDWDDPIIIPYADHLYVVAKPDNRWVIKCDCGHEFCEHDQNWKMDALINVRDSEEDYLEIYPEDMHPHPDYMELREFFCPGCNTLLEVTNVMPGYPLIHEFEPDIETFYSEWIEEPIPTAEPESA
- a CDS encoding hydantoinase B/oxoprolinase family protein, with the protein product MSTEPDEGESFPRMRREKETVREQQQEGVGIGWDGQTLREQFEALEEETEETGHYAGFEKLELKQNNPIEYEQMFAQLRGDLVNARETSKEVAATPIVEQEGELCYGLFTPEGDSIAVSTGIIVHIHTMSEAIKYMINHDYEESPGIEPGDIFVNNDTHVGDVHACDIMTLIPIFHEGELVAWAGGVNHVIDTGAIGPGSMNVSQASRFGDGAYYTARKVGEDLKLYNSWKKDYPDKTRTPDFLKLDERTRMTGCLMIRDAVKDIIDEYGVEQFKQLSREAIEDGRRGFRNRIKKTMLPGTYRGASFVDALYEGQDNLTRAYADENHLMHAPSELHVREDGSFQVSFEGANKWGWHPYNCTPAAIQGGIWVMLTQTVIPNSNVNDGAYYSCDFHLPVGSWANTQNTETAHAYAWHFLVSAWAPLWQHLSRGYYSRGFWEEINAGNANTSNWLQGGGIDQFDKLHAVNSFESACEGVGARYVEDGEPHAAAIWNPEGDMGDAEVWEMTEPLPFLGRAVKPNTGGAGRRAGGAGFESMRTVKDVSRWLLYEMGNGYMTSDGGLFGGYPAASGYILNAQNTDLEERFENQEDYPQHDLDPESGDFESKINGDITRRPEGISTPKEFDDYDMYLNYLRGGSGLGDPLEREPEDVVADIHDGYVLPRHAKDAYAVVVEKVDDEAKHNSAVQGEWELDEEATKELREERMQERAETAKPVTEWYEEQRDRIRTETDLIDDVKKTYESSMRMSKQFAEFYHEFWELPEDFEFTLSEKAEKSLENRFKTGLKQKWDNPTKGHETWLDVGRDDEPEVPYTWTAGRTIQDLPTPDASFNDMTAEPATDDD
- a CDS encoding hydantoinase/oxoprolinase family protein, whose amino-acid sequence is MASSEDDPTAQHNAEILSIDAGGTMTDTFLMDSNGDFTVGKAKTTPDDESRGFIKSSQDALEDWGLSVEEGFPNLVSTVYSGTAMLNRLVERESEVDVGILITGGMEDTLRMGRGRQSYTGYSYSDRLHVNTHKHPEPLIPRNRIRGVRERIDVKGNTLVPLYEDDVREGVDDLLDQGVDHIVVMFLHSYRNGEHEHRTAEIARKIIDERGAETSVMLSSEYYPTLKESERLNTVTAEAFAAEPSRDQLSNIQEAVDEQGGNVGVRVMASHGGTIDINANELARTLISGPIGGMIGANYFGQKLDYNNLVCTDIGGTSFDMGIIIDNDWQIDYSPEMARLLLSLPMVNMESVGAGTGSYVRVNPTFDKIELGPESAGDQVGVSAVETDVETVTVTDCHVAMGWINPENFLGGDMPIDREVAEQEIKKQIADPLDMGVYEAAQGVIDILESKLRNDLEAVVTGEGYAPSNFKCLSYGGGGPVHTAGYTKDLGFDEVLIPEWAAGFSAFGCGAADYEYRYDQTTSIDIDPDLSMEEAAATAGEALTEVWKNLEQKVENEFENSNIGRDEIEFQYNILGQYQGQLNSIDIESPVGRVDSPEKLERLLDTFEEGYRRQYSEEARSPELGHTITQASVRGVRDVVKPEIPTEELQGPEPPADAYKETREAYWDGEWLDTEIYDLHALQPGNELSGPAILEGAATTYALPPDCETRLDEHRVHHLTTIE